A window of Deltaproteobacteria bacterium contains these coding sequences:
- a CDS encoding DUF2325 domain-containing protein: MGKKFLKGKKIAYVGGVDSIVQHYKRCVEKWGGVFHHHRGKSAQGKEAVGRAINTADAVFCPLNINSHYACNTVKNACRKSGKPVYFLRTSSISTFRNALLKWGKNSQSA; the protein is encoded by the coding sequence ATGGGAAAGAAATTTTTAAAAGGTAAAAAGATAGCTTATGTTGGTGGTGTAGATTCAATAGTGCAACACTATAAAAGATGTGTAGAAAAATGGGGCGGTGTATTTCATCATCATCGTGGAAAAAGCGCGCAAGGCAAAGAGGCTGTGGGAAGGGCGATAAATACAGCGGATGCTGTGTTCTGTCCTTTAAACATAAATAGTCACTACGCATGTAATACGGTCAAAAATGCATGCAGAAAATCTGGTAAGCCTGTTTATTTTTTACGCACATCCAGCATAAGCACCTTTCGTAATGCACTGCTTAAGTGGGGTAAAAATTCACAGAGTGCATAG
- a CDS encoding anaerobic ribonucleoside-triphosphate reductase activating protein — protein MKVGGFQKTSLTDYPGKICSIIFTIGCNFRCAYCYNRSLVLPEEYAKPIPLEEIWQYLGKRKGKIDAVEFTGGEPTLQNDLIEQILRVKEMGFLVKLDTNGSNPEVVDGCIKKNILDYIAMDVKAPLEKYEQVVGAYVDTGKIKDSIDMIKNFKDYEFRTTLYPALTYEDFLQIFELVKGAKNYFLQVCSLENTLRDCSHLKQFSEEEIQNLKKSAFNFVNNCEIRR, from the coding sequence ATGAAAGTAGGTGGGTTTCAAAAAACAAGTCTTACGGATTATCCTGGTAAGATATGTTCCATTATCTTTACCATAGGTTGTAATTTTCGCTGCGCATATTGTTATAACCGCAGTTTGGTTTTACCGGAAGAATATGCGAAACCCATCCCTTTAGAGGAAATATGGCAATATTTAGGGAAGAGAAAAGGAAAGATAGATGCGGTGGAGTTTACAGGTGGTGAACCTACATTGCAAAATGATTTAATAGAACAGATATTAAGAGTGAAGGAGATGGGGTTTTTGGTAAAGTTAGATACAAATGGTTCAAATCCAGAAGTTGTTGACGGTTGTATCAAAAAGAATATCCTGGATTATATCGCTATGGATGTGAAAGCACCGCTTGAAAAATATGAACAAGTAGTAGGGGCATATGTGGATACAGGTAAGATAAAAGATTCTATAGATATGATAAAGAACTTTAAAGATTATGAGTTCCGCACAACCCTTTATCCTGCACTTACCTATGAGGATTTTCTGCAGATTTTTGAATTGGTTAAAGGAGCAAAAAATTATTTCCTTCAGGTATGCTCACTGGAAAATACATTGAGAGATTGTTCTCATTTAAAACAATTTTCTGAGGAAGAGATACAAAATTTAAAAAAATCGGCATTTAATTTTGTAAATAATTGTGAAATAAGAAGATAG